Below is a genomic region from Sander vitreus isolate 19-12246 chromosome 15, sanVit1, whole genome shotgun sequence.
ACATACTGgtatggaataaaaaaaagataaaaataaataaaactactcAATGTAATAAGATTATGTTATGAACACAAAGTCacaatttttactttttaactttGGTCAAAATGAAGTCAAAAGGTTAAAAGCtatgagatactaagtcataaTTTTGAGATAGTAAGTGATAAGATACTAGATAGAAAATACTGACTTTCTTACTATCTCACAACTTTGaaagtcaatttttttttgactTAACATTTCTAATTTTGACTTGCTATCTCAGAACCGAGATCATAAAGCGATGATTCAGTATGTTATCATTTTGAAATACCATGAgttacttttattttgtcattaagAACATTTCACCTATTGGTTTCATTTCCTGGCTGAAATGGGCTTCCATAGTTATGATGACTAAAtgtaaaacaatgttttatcaTGATGCTTGTGAAATGTATCTGAGCTGGTGTAAGGCAGTTAATCAATATGAGGACTGATCATCAGGgtttgaaagaaaacaaagtaaacagcagttaataataataattgtaattgttgggtctttgtatatTAAATGTGGtgtagacctactctatctgtaaaatgtcctgatataactcctgttgtgatttgacactataaataacatTGAAGTGAATAATACTCTATTGTATAAATGCCTACCTGCACATGTGTATTGCTCAAACTTGTATCCCCAGTACATCATCTCTTCATGTCTCTCTGTGCGATTCTCTCGATCTCTACgagcagcttctgtttccacTTCACTTATGTAAAGCGTGCCCCTGAACCTGGTGACCGCCAGCAACCAACCCTCCCGTGTCTCATAGGGAGAGGTCAGCAGCTTGGTCAGATGACCACGCCATGTCACAATATCGACATCTAAAGCACTGGGAAGAGCAGAGGTTGATCAAAGAATACATGTCCGACAGGAAAATGATGGTTATAGGTGGTTGGACTAGAGATTATAGATCACAATTGAGTATCTATCTGATCTGTTACCctgaataagaaaaaaaaaagggtaaaaactaataataaCACTTACCATGGTGAGGCCGTGGTCACCCTTGAGCTGAGCTTTGATCTATTGGCCAAGATCCAGCGTAGGATGTGGTCCAGCTTCTCCTTCACACTGTCATCTCTCTTTATAAAGCGGTCTTTGTATCCATTCCTCAGGTCAAAATTAGGATTTCTGTCAGGTTCCACATAGTATCTCATCTGCCTGCTGTCATTGAAGAATCTACGCTTAGAGTCGAGGGAGAAACATCCTACTTCAACAGGCTGTTTGTACACTGGAAAGTCTCTTTCATATAGCTCCCTTCTGGTGCTCAAACCCTGAGAGCTGGGTGGGTTTGGCTGAGGAGTTGGCCCAGACTTATACGGGTGGTGGTTTGGTCTGGAGTGTTTACTCCTGCAGGGATTTCTTCCACTTTCATCTCTATCTCTTTTGTATGCTGACAGGCAGTTTTGGTAGCTAGAGTTGGGATTGTGGGATCTGTGCTGGTCCATTG
It encodes:
- the dxo gene encoding decapping and exoribonuclease protein; its protein translation is MDQHRSHNPNSSYQNCLSAYKRDRDESGRNPCRSKHSRPNHHPYKSGPTPQPNPPSSQGLSTRRELYERDFPVYKQPVEVGCFSLDSKRRFFNDSRQMRYYVEPDRNPNFDLRNGYKDRFIKRDDSVKEKLDHILRWILANRSKLSSRVTTASPCALDVDIVTWRGHLTKLLTSPYETREGWLLAVTRFRGTLYISEVETEAARRDRENRTERHEEMMYWGYKFEQYTCADNSHSVPDPGGVVNTNEAFCTVVQTRLADHRLLFSGEVDCRDKDPNAPAPPACYIELKTSAEICTPKQRSNFHRFKLLKWWAQSFLPGVPRVVAGFRDHEGVVVTVDTFPISKMSHLIKNEHNCWKPTVCMNFCCDFLSFVKRIATEDNPSVVYLFSWEPHRDVTYSVHRDSQYSFLPHWYVEEMTSS